In the Chroococcidiopsis sp. SAG 2025 genome, one interval contains:
- the dapA gene encoding 4-hydroxy-tetrahydrodipicolinate synthase, with product MVDFGRVVTAMVTPFQADGSVNYAVAEQLAAHLVAQGSDALVVCGTTGESPTLSWDEEYQLFQVVIKAVAGKALVIAGTGSNSTQEAIAATQKAAKIGVHGSLQVVPYYNKPPQAGLFKHFQAIAQACPDLPMVLYNIPGRTGQNLLPQTVAWLSAIDNIVGIKEATGSLDQASEISRMTPPEFKIYSGDDSLTLPLLAIGGYGVISVASHLVGKQLQQMIQAFAAGQVQTATQIHLQLLPLFKSLFLSTNPIPVKAALRLQGWDVGSTRLPLEDDQNGLAQKLKPVLAELNLI from the coding sequence GTGGTAGATTTTGGCAGAGTCGTGACCGCAATGGTCACGCCATTTCAAGCAGACGGGAGCGTAAATTATGCAGTTGCGGAGCAACTAGCGGCGCATCTAGTGGCACAAGGAAGCGATGCCCTAGTTGTCTGTGGCACAACTGGAGAGTCTCCCACTTTGAGTTGGGACGAAGAGTACCAGCTATTCCAAGTCGTAATTAAAGCTGTTGCAGGTAAGGCTCTAGTCATTGCGGGAACGGGTTCTAATTCTACTCAAGAAGCGATCGCGGCTACCCAAAAAGCGGCTAAAATAGGAGTACATGGTTCTTTACAAGTCGTCCCCTACTACAATAAGCCCCCGCAAGCAGGGTTGTTTAAACATTTCCAGGCGATCGCGCAAGCATGTCCCGATCTGCCAATGGTGTTATATAACATTCCCGGTCGCACGGGTCAAAATCTCTTGCCGCAAACAGTGGCTTGGTTGTCAGCAATAGATAACATTGTCGGAATTAAAGAAGCGACGGGTAGCCTCGACCAAGCTAGTGAAATTAGTCGCATGACACCGCCAGAATTTAAAATCTACTCTGGTGATGATTCCCTCACATTACCTTTACTGGCGATCGGTGGTTATGGTGTCATTAGCGTGGCAAGTCATTTAGTTGGCAAGCAGCTACAACAAATGATTCAAGCCTTTGCCGCAGGACAAGTTCAAACGGCAACTCAAATTCACCTCCAACTACTCCCTCTATTCAAAAGTCTGTTTCTGTCAACAAATCCCATTCCCGTAAAAGCAGCCCTCAGACTTCAAGGCTGGGATGTAGGTTCAACTCGTCTACCGTTAGAAGACGACCAAAATGGATTAGCACAGAAACTCAAGCCAGTACTAGCAGAGTTAAACCTGATATAG
- a CDS encoding ribonuclease J, whose amino-acid sequence MSNNGTTAAVKIIPLGGLHEIGKNTCVFEYNDEIFLLDAGLAFPTDEMHGVNIVLPDVTYLRENRHKIKGMIVTHGHEDHIGGIAFHLKQFDIPVIYGPRLAMAMLEGKLEEAGVRDRTELRSVRPRELVRIGSSFIVEFIRNTHSIADSFTVAIHTPLGVIIHTGDFKFDHTPVDGEHYDIQRLAEHGEKGVLCLISDSTNSEVPGHTPSERSVYPNLDRIFMQARGRVLVTTFASSVHRINMILELAQKHNRVVSVVGRSMLNVIAHARNLGYIKCPDNLLQPLHAIRQLPDENVLILTTGSQGEPMSAMTRISRGAHPHLKIREGDTVVFSANPIPGNTIAVVNTIDRLMMQGAKVVYGREQGIHVSGHGCQEDQKLMIALTRPKFFLPVHGEHRMLVKHSQTAQSMGIPAENMVIIQNGDVVGLSTEEIKVVGKVPAGIELVDTSGSGIVSGKVLQERQQMAADGIVTIAVAIDWNGKLMTKPDIHLRGVVTTINRDLLQKWVQEQIEQILSDRWTDFARSFDGQEVDIDWAGLQVQLEKDLQRAIRRELQCQPTVTLLMPIPEEPVKAADGRRRRRTTAAPVAS is encoded by the coding sequence ATGAGTAACAACGGAACGACAGCCGCCGTCAAAATTATTCCCCTTGGCGGTTTACACGAAATTGGCAAAAACACTTGCGTTTTTGAATACAACGATGAAATTTTTCTCCTCGATGCAGGGTTGGCATTTCCTACAGATGAAATGCATGGCGTAAACATCGTTCTACCAGATGTTACGTACTTACGCGAAAATCGGCATAAGATTAAGGGCATGATCGTCACCCACGGTCATGAAGATCATATTGGTGGCATTGCCTTTCATTTAAAGCAATTTGATATTCCGGTAATTTACGGTCCCCGCTTGGCAATGGCAATGCTAGAGGGGAAACTAGAAGAAGCAGGAGTCCGCGATCGCACGGAGTTAAGATCGGTACGTCCCCGCGAACTCGTCCGTATTGGTTCCTCTTTTATTGTTGAATTTATCCGCAACACCCACTCAATCGCTGATAGCTTCACCGTCGCCATTCACACCCCCCTCGGCGTAATTATCCACACGGGGGATTTTAAATTCGACCATACTCCAGTTGATGGCGAACATTACGACATCCAACGGCTGGCGGAACATGGAGAAAAAGGCGTATTGTGCCTAATCAGTGATTCTACTAATTCCGAAGTCCCAGGGCATACCCCTTCAGAACGATCGGTCTATCCCAACTTAGACCGTATTTTTATGCAAGCTAGGGGCAGAGTCCTCGTCACCACCTTTGCTTCCTCCGTACACCGGATCAACATGATTCTGGAATTAGCGCAAAAACACAATCGTGTCGTCTCAGTCGTCGGGCGATCGATGTTAAACGTCATTGCTCACGCTCGAAATCTAGGCTACATCAAATGTCCAGATAACCTGTTGCAGCCGCTACACGCCATTCGCCAACTTCCCGATGAAAATGTTTTGATTCTAACTACTGGTTCTCAAGGCGAACCGATGTCAGCCATGACAAGAATTTCTCGCGGCGCACATCCCCATCTCAAAATCCGCGAGGGAGATACGGTTGTATTTTCAGCGAACCCGATCCCAGGTAATACGATCGCCGTAGTCAACACGATCGATCGCTTGATGATGCAGGGTGCTAAAGTTGTCTACGGTCGGGAACAGGGCATTCACGTTTCTGGACATGGTTGCCAAGAAGACCAAAAATTAATGATTGCCTTAACTCGTCCCAAGTTTTTCTTACCCGTGCATGGCGAACATCGGATGCTAGTGAAGCACTCTCAAACAGCACAAAGCATGGGAATTCCGGCTGAGAATATGGTCATCATCCAAAATGGTGACGTAGTAGGACTATCAACAGAGGAAATTAAGGTAGTCGGGAAAGTGCCAGCGGGGATCGAACTGGTAGATACCTCTGGTTCTGGTATTGTCAGCGGTAAAGTCTTGCAAGAACGCCAGCAAATGGCAGCAGATGGCATTGTTACTATTGCCGTCGCGATCGATTGGAATGGGAAGTTAATGACCAAGCCAGACATTCACCTGCGGGGCGTAGTCACCACGATCAACCGCGATTTGTTGCAAAAGTGGGTACAAGAACAGATCGAGCAAATATTAAGCGATCGCTGGACGGATTTTGCTCGATCCTTTGACGGACAAGAAGTTGATATTGATTGGGCGGGATTGCAGGTACAGCTAGAAAAAGATTTACAACGGGCAATTCGACGCGAGTTACAATGTCAGCCCACTGTCACCCTACTCATGCCTATTCCCGAAGAACCTGTCAAGGCAGCTGACGGTAGAAGACGGCGACGCACTACTGCTGCACCAGTCGCCTCATGA
- a CDS encoding Mo-dependent nitrogenase C-terminal domain-containing protein — translation MNASPYTSQDIALASWIWIDQTQQSPEIPIIAASPLQQPKQRKLDLLLPLRRWLDSVEVRNPQLAHRLCQLIPSQCPFERDVVLFGRKLFHIPPMCKLNPLYEEVVGLRFRALCYLADECGEDVTPYC, via the coding sequence ATGAATGCTTCCCCATATACATCCCAAGACATTGCCCTAGCCAGTTGGATCTGGATCGACCAAACTCAACAGTCTCCAGAAATACCCATTATTGCAGCTAGTCCGTTACAGCAACCCAAACAGCGCAAATTAGACTTGTTGTTACCTCTGCGCCGCTGGCTGGATAGCGTTGAAGTCCGCAATCCTCAGTTAGCACATCGCTTATGTCAACTTATTCCTTCCCAGTGTCCGTTTGAACGGGATGTCGTTCTATTCGGTCGCAAGCTGTTCCACATTCCACCAATGTGCAAGCTCAACCCGCTATACGAAGAAGTCGTAGGCTTGCGTTTCCGTGCCCTGTGCTACCTAGCCGACGAATGTGGCGAAGACGTAACCCCTTACTGTTAA
- the rpmF gene encoding 50S ribosomal protein L32: MAVPKKKTSKSKRDKRRATWRGKAALEAQKALSLGKSILSGRSKFVYPNPEEEEEDTES; the protein is encoded by the coding sequence ATGGCTGTTCCAAAGAAGAAAACGTCTAAGTCTAAAAGAGATAAGCGCCGAGCCACTTGGAGAGGAAAAGCTGCGCTAGAAGCACAAAAAGCCCTGTCTTTAGGTAAGTCGATTCTCAGCGGACGCTCTAAGTTTGTCTATCCTAATCCTGAAGAAGAGGAAGAAGATACGGAATCATAG
- a CDS encoding sulfite oxidase-like oxidoreductase: protein MVGKFFQKPGAEQSDRVPPGQYLTKGFPVLTYGDTPRVDQEQWQFKVWGLAQPKTLTWQDFMALSQHDFTADFHCVTRWSKLDVKWTGVKVTDFMQLIEVDPKAAYVMEHCYGGYTTNIPLEDFLREENFFAHTVFDEPLPAEHGGPMRLVVPHLYAWKSAKWINGLEFLEREELGFWERNGYHRRGEPWAEERYSGGF, encoded by the coding sequence ATGGTAGGAAAATTTTTTCAGAAACCAGGAGCAGAACAAAGCGATCGCGTCCCTCCTGGTCAATACTTAACCAAGGGGTTTCCCGTACTAACCTATGGTGATACTCCTCGGGTTGATCAAGAACAATGGCAATTTAAGGTTTGGGGTCTGGCACAACCAAAGACTCTGACTTGGCAAGATTTTATGGCGCTATCGCAGCATGATTTTACTGCGGATTTTCATTGCGTCACTCGCTGGTCTAAATTGGATGTCAAATGGACTGGCGTGAAAGTAACAGACTTCATGCAACTGATTGAAGTAGATCCTAAAGCTGCTTATGTCATGGAACATTGCTATGGCGGCTACACGACAAATATCCCTTTAGAAGACTTTCTGCGGGAAGAAAACTTTTTTGCCCATACTGTATTCGACGAACCTCTTCCTGCCGAACACGGTGGACCAATGCGGTTAGTCGTACCTCACCTTTATGCTTGGAAAAGCGCCAAGTGGATCAATGGTCTAGAGTTTTTAGAACGAGAAGAATTAGGATTCTGGGAACGGAACGGCTATCACCGTCGAGGCGAACCTTGGGCAGAGGAACGCTACAGCGGCGGATTTTAA
- a CDS encoding DUF6335 family protein — MSDRKNREQELPEEITESFGTGVHDDPRTNAGREAGEYTSASPELTGGDIDAAWETAADEGDEAVGGTVATPDQDITEEIEAAVGLEMDDRSFLRTQDILEDRDDRRWELDPKSSDDYQERRD; from the coding sequence ATGAGCGATCGCAAAAATAGAGAACAAGAACTACCGGAAGAAATTACCGAATCTTTTGGTACTGGCGTTCACGATGACCCAAGGACGAACGCTGGTAGAGAAGCAGGAGAATACACAAGTGCTAGCCCAGAACTCACGGGTGGAGACATAGATGCGGCTTGGGAAACAGCAGCAGACGAAGGAGATGAGGCTGTAGGTGGTACTGTCGCTACTCCCGACCAGGATATAACTGAAGAGATTGAAGCAGCCGTCGGTCTGGAAATGGACGATCGCAGTTTTTTACGCACTCAAGACATTTTAGAAGACCGAGACGATCGCCGTTGGGAATTAGATCCCAAGTCTTCTGACGACTATCAAGAACGCCGCGATTGA
- a CDS encoding DUF2267 domain-containing protein, whose translation MKYDEFIKHVQTVAQMDSREDAQRATQATLETIRERIVGNEAKDLASQLPQQLGEYLHGREGEDGQPFSMEEFLQRVSDKEQVEPTVAANHVRAVFAVLQNAVTPGEFTDFKANFSEDYIDLFATGSNLGASAAS comes from the coding sequence GTGAAGTACGACGAGTTCATCAAACACGTTCAGACAGTGGCACAGATGGATTCCCGTGAAGATGCACAACGGGCGACACAAGCAACTTTAGAAACTATCAGAGAAAGAATTGTTGGTAATGAAGCCAAAGATTTAGCTTCGCAATTACCGCAGCAATTGGGTGAATATTTGCATGGAAGAGAGGGTGAAGACGGTCAGCCTTTCTCAATGGAAGAATTTTTACAGCGCGTCAGTGACAAAGAGCAAGTAGAACCAACAGTCGCAGCTAACCACGTCCGCGCTGTCTTTGCAGTGTTGCAGAATGCAGTAACACCTGGAGAATTTACCGATTTCAAAGCAAATTTTTCTGAGGATTATATCGACTTATTTGCTACCGGATCGAATCTAGGAGCGTCTGCTGCTTCGTAG
- a CDS encoding DJ-1/PfpI/YhbO family deglycase/protease, whose protein sequence is MTQANGNFGKKRVAILIENGVEDAEFKIPYEALKMAGIETVVLGSRTNETYKGKQGKVSQSADGTTTEAMASEFDAVIIPGGMAPDKMRVNPNTVRFVQEAMQQGKLVAAVCHGPQVLIEGDLLKGKQATGFIAVRKDMINAGANYVDEPLVIDGNLITSRQPGDLAIFTTAILNRLGYGGKEAALPDVGDRNAEWWKLADAWGGSTKGEIVKGLNTALAGEKYAQEAFGQYIEKASDPQFKALLLEIVANKQQHIERLEARLSALGEKPSLTANVADKYAKVKTALQGSDDRDLMRRALGDIQTGVVDAHNLFVQFTDPVSTALFKQIEQDGALYERHMAELYRSRVGTTQPGKPTTGAAVTM, encoded by the coding sequence ATGACACAAGCTAACGGTAATTTTGGTAAAAAAAGAGTTGCCATTCTGATTGAGAATGGTGTGGAAGATGCAGAATTCAAAATTCCTTATGAAGCTTTGAAAATGGCGGGAATTGAAACTGTAGTTCTCGGTTCTCGGACAAACGAAACATATAAAGGTAAGCAAGGTAAGGTCTCGCAATCGGCTGACGGCACGACAACTGAAGCAATGGCATCAGAGTTCGATGCCGTGATTATTCCTGGTGGGATGGCTCCTGACAAAATGCGTGTCAACCCCAACACCGTGCGCTTTGTCCAAGAAGCAATGCAGCAAGGGAAATTAGTCGCTGCTGTTTGTCACGGTCCCCAAGTTTTAATTGAAGGCGATTTGCTGAAAGGCAAGCAAGCTACAGGATTTATTGCCGTGCGCAAGGACATGATCAATGCGGGTGCAAATTATGTTGATGAGCCACTGGTAATTGATGGTAATTTAATCACTTCCCGTCAGCCTGGAGACTTAGCAATCTTCACCACAGCTATCCTCAACCGTCTAGGTTACGGTGGCAAAGAAGCTGCTTTACCAGATGTAGGAGATAGAAACGCCGAATGGTGGAAACTAGCTGATGCTTGGGGTGGTTCTACCAAAGGAGAAATTGTCAAAGGTTTAAATACTGCTTTAGCTGGTGAAAAGTACGCTCAAGAGGCGTTTGGGCAGTATATAGAGAAAGCATCTGACCCTCAATTTAAAGCATTGTTGCTAGAGATTGTTGCTAATAAGCAGCAACACATCGAGCGGTTAGAAGCACGACTGTCAGCGTTAGGCGAGAAACCATCACTTACGGCAAATGTGGCTGACAAATATGCCAAAGTGAAGACTGCGTTACAAGGTAGCGACGATCGCGATTTGATGCGGCGGGCTTTGGGAGATATTCAAACAGGTGTGGTAGATGCGCACAATCTGTTTGTTCAATTTACAGATCCCGTATCAACAGCCTTATTTAAGCAGATCGAGCAAGATGGAGCGTTGTACGAACGTCATATGGCAGAACTCTATCGCTCGCGTGTAGGAACGACACAGCCTGGGAAGCCGACGACTGGGGCGGCGGTAACTATGTAG
- a CDS encoding SRPBCC family protein, which translates to MASTVENQQGQGDSNEIGRWASLIGGGAMVLMGLQQRSLRGALLAIAGGGLAYKAATEKGDMQQALGLNQAIKVEKTVTINQPADELYRYWHDFEKLPTFMKHLKSVQVQDNKRSHWVANAPLGASVEWDAEIIEDRENEFISWTSVEGADVDNSGFVRFKPAPGNRGTEVKVVIEYAPPGGVVASAIAKLFGEEPEQQIGDDLRRFKMLMEAGEIATTEGQPKGG; encoded by the coding sequence GTGGCTTCGACAGTAGAGAATCAGCAAGGACAGGGAGATAGTAACGAAATCGGGCGCTGGGCATCACTGATTGGTGGTGGCGCAATGGTACTGATGGGGTTACAACAGCGATCGCTACGGGGTGCTTTGTTGGCGATCGCAGGTGGTGGACTGGCATATAAAGCAGCAACGGAAAAGGGCGATATGCAACAAGCATTGGGTTTAAACCAAGCAATTAAGGTAGAAAAGACGGTAACGATTAATCAGCCTGCTGATGAGTTGTATCGTTACTGGCATGACTTTGAAAAGTTGCCGACTTTTATGAAACACCTTAAGTCGGTACAGGTGCAGGACAACAAGCGATCGCATTGGGTAGCAAATGCACCTCTAGGTGCGAGCGTTGAATGGGATGCAGAGATTATTGAAGACCGCGAAAACGAATTTATTTCCTGGACTTCGGTAGAAGGGGCAGATGTAGACAATTCTGGTTTTGTCAGATTTAAGCCAGCACCAGGAAATCGCGGTACAGAAGTAAAAGTAGTGATTGAATACGCGCCACCAGGCGGAGTTGTAGCATCGGCGATCGCCAAACTCTTTGGTGAGGAACCGGAACAACAAATTGGTGACGACCTGCGCCGCTTCAAAATGCTCATGGAAGCAGGTGAAATTGCTACTACTGAGGGACAACCAAAAGGCGGTTAA
- a CDS encoding zinc-dependent alcohol dehydrogenase, whose product MKAVCWHGANDVRVETVPDPKILNPRDVILKITSTAICGSDLHIYGGYIPTVQPGDIIGHEFMGEVVEVGKGINNLKVGDRVVVPSTIGCGGCYYCQHDMWSLCDNSNPNGWVEEKLFGNITSAIYGYSHAFGGYAGAQAEYVRVPFADVDVVKVPQDIPDEKLLFISDAIPTGYMGAELCDIQPGDTVAVWGCGAVGQFAMISAYMMGAEKVIAIDRFPERLELAKNFAKAEVINYEEVDAGEALREMTGGMGPDACIDAVGLEAHGVGFEDFYDQTKQKLKLETDRPHVLRQMILSCRKGGTLSIMGVYGGFVDKMPFGAAFNKALTFRMGQMHGQKYMHLLLKMILEEKFDPSRVVTHQLPLEQAAHGYDIFQQKKDNCIKVVLKP is encoded by the coding sequence ATGAAAGCAGTTTGCTGGCACGGCGCAAATGATGTGCGGGTGGAAACCGTACCCGATCCGAAAATTCTCAATCCTCGCGATGTCATTTTAAAGATCACCTCTACTGCAATTTGTGGTTCTGACTTGCACATTTACGGCGGCTACATTCCCACCGTGCAACCAGGTGATATTATCGGTCACGAATTTATGGGGGAAGTGGTCGAAGTTGGTAAAGGTATCAACAACTTGAAAGTAGGCGATCGCGTCGTCGTTCCTTCTACAATCGGTTGTGGTGGTTGCTATTATTGCCAGCACGATATGTGGTCGCTGTGCGATAACTCTAACCCTAACGGTTGGGTTGAAGAGAAGTTATTCGGCAACATCACCTCAGCGATTTACGGATACTCCCATGCTTTCGGTGGATATGCTGGGGCGCAAGCAGAGTACGTGCGCGTCCCATTTGCCGACGTAGATGTGGTCAAAGTTCCCCAAGACATACCAGACGAAAAGTTACTGTTTATCTCTGATGCGATCCCGACAGGTTACATGGGGGCTGAGTTATGCGACATTCAGCCTGGAGATACAGTAGCAGTGTGGGGCTGTGGTGCAGTCGGGCAATTTGCTATGATTAGCGCCTACATGATGGGTGCAGAAAAAGTGATCGCGATCGATCGCTTCCCCGAACGCTTGGAATTAGCAAAAAATTTCGCTAAAGCAGAAGTCATTAACTACGAAGAAGTAGATGCAGGCGAAGCTTTGAGAGAAATGACGGGGGGTATGGGTCCCGACGCTTGTATTGATGCTGTAGGCTTGGAAGCGCACGGAGTTGGCTTTGAAGACTTTTACGACCAGACTAAGCAGAAATTAAAGCTAGAAACCGACCGTCCGCATGTTTTGCGACAAATGATTCTATCTTGTCGTAAAGGTGGAACTCTTTCAATTATGGGTGTCTACGGTGGCTTTGTAGATAAAATGCCTTTTGGTGCAGCTTTCAATAAAGCTTTAACTTTCAGAATGGGACAAATGCACGGACAAAAATATATGCATTTGTTGCTCAAGATGATTCTAGAAGAGAAATTCGATCCCTCCCGCGTGGTCACGCATCAATTACCCCTGGAACAAGCAGCCCACGGTTACGACATTTTCCAACAAAAGAAAGACAACTGTATCAAAGTTGTACTGAAACCATAA
- a CDS encoding zinc-dependent alcohol dehydrogenase codes for MKAVCWHGEKNVKVDTVPDPKIANPRDAIVKITSTAICGSDLHLYNGFIPTMEKGDILGHEFMGEVVEVGSAVKNVKVGDRVVVPFTISCGNCFFCNRDLWSLCDNSNPNGWMAEKLMGHSPAGLFGYSHIFGGYAGGQAEYARVPFADVGLFKIPDGLTDEQVLFLTDIFPTGYMAAENCHIKPGNIVAVWGCGPVGQFAIKSAYMLGAEKVIAIDRIPERLQMAKEQGKADVLNYEEVDVGEALKEMTGGRGPDAVIDAVGLEAHGTDFMNLFDKAKQVVRLETDRPTALRNAIVACGKAGHVSIAGAYGGFLDKIPMGAAMNKALTFKMGQTHVHRYLKPLLEHIQNGDIDPTFIITHTLPLEQAPHGYDIFKHKKDNCIKVVLKP; via the coding sequence ATGAAAGCAGTTTGCTGGCACGGGGAAAAGAATGTCAAGGTAGATACAGTCCCCGATCCTAAAATTGCAAATCCCCGCGATGCAATTGTCAAAATTACGTCAACAGCAATCTGCGGTTCGGATTTGCACCTTTATAATGGCTTTATCCCCACTATGGAGAAAGGGGATATCCTCGGTCACGAATTTATGGGAGAAGTGGTTGAGGTTGGGAGTGCGGTTAAGAATGTAAAAGTAGGCGATCGCGTTGTCGTTCCGTTTACAATTTCTTGCGGTAACTGCTTTTTCTGCAATCGCGATCTGTGGTCGTTGTGCGATAACTCTAATCCCAACGGTTGGATGGCAGAGAAGCTGATGGGACATTCACCAGCTGGTCTATTTGGCTACTCTCATATCTTCGGGGGTTATGCTGGTGGACAAGCGGAGTATGCGCGAGTCCCGTTTGCTGATGTCGGATTGTTCAAAATTCCCGATGGGCTGACAGACGAGCAAGTATTATTCTTAACCGATATCTTTCCCACTGGCTACATGGCAGCAGAGAATTGTCATATTAAGCCTGGTAATATTGTTGCTGTCTGGGGTTGCGGTCCGGTAGGACAGTTCGCGATTAAGAGTGCGTATATGCTGGGGGCGGAAAAAGTCATTGCGATCGATCGCATCCCCGAACGCTTGCAAATGGCTAAGGAACAGGGCAAAGCCGACGTACTTAATTACGAAGAAGTGGATGTCGGGGAAGCGTTAAAAGAAATGACTGGCGGGCGCGGTCCCGATGCGGTAATCGATGCCGTAGGATTAGAGGCGCACGGTACTGATTTTATGAACTTGTTCGATAAAGCAAAACAAGTCGTGCGGTTGGAAACAGATCGACCTACAGCCTTACGTAATGCGATCGTTGCTTGCGGGAAAGCAGGTCATGTCTCGATCGCAGGGGCGTATGGTGGTTTCCTCGATAAAATCCCAATGGGTGCGGCAATGAACAAAGCATTGACATTCAAAATGGGACAAACCCACGTCCATCGGTACTTAAAACCACTACTAGAACACATTCAAAACGGCGATATCGATCCGACGTTCATCATCACTCATACTCTTCCCTTAGAACAAGCACCCCACGGCTACGATATCTTCAAGCATAAAAAAGATAATTGTATCAAAGTTGTGTTGAAGCCTTGA
- a CDS encoding L-dopachrome tautomerase-related protein, whose product MFGHSLRQKFFCLLLSCLLFLAFVPPGYALPQEKTVGRIESVASFNGAMPTGVTVSQRGRIFVNFPRWGDKVDYTVAEIVRGKAVAYPNAKFNRPQKDQSKSLVSVQSVVVDPLDRLWILDTGSIQFAPTAYGGPKLIGINLKQNRIFKTILFPQDVALPTTYLNDIRFDLRRGKAGMAFITDSSGNGANAIIVVDLDSGKSWRRLNDHPSTKAEPNFLPVVEGQPLMNRPPDKPPSPITIGADGIAISADGKQLFYCTLAGRRLYSVSVDALVDEKVSDKEVAATVKDVGDKGGASDGLESDAQNRVYLTNYEHNAILRRSPDGMYETVVHDPRVLWADTLSVANDGYLYFIANQLHRQPQFHQKKDLREKPYSLFRTRINAKPVLLR is encoded by the coding sequence ATGTTTGGGCACAGCTTGCGACAAAAATTCTTCTGTCTGCTTTTATCGTGTTTATTGTTTCTTGCTTTTGTTCCTCCGGGTTATGCCTTACCGCAGGAAAAGACTGTGGGCAGGATTGAATCGGTAGCCTCGTTTAACGGTGCTATGCCGACCGGAGTAACAGTGTCTCAAAGGGGGAGAATTTTTGTTAACTTCCCTCGCTGGGGAGACAAAGTAGATTATACGGTAGCGGAGATAGTTAGGGGTAAAGCCGTAGCTTATCCCAACGCCAAATTCAATCGCCCTCAAAAAGACCAATCGAAGTCACTCGTTTCTGTCCAAAGTGTAGTTGTCGATCCTTTAGACCGTTTGTGGATCTTGGATACTGGCAGCATTCAGTTTGCACCTACTGCTTATGGGGGACCGAAATTAATCGGGATAAATCTGAAACAAAATCGAATTTTTAAGACTATCTTGTTTCCCCAAGATGTAGCGCTACCGACTACCTATTTGAACGATATCCGCTTCGATTTACGGCGCGGTAAAGCAGGGATGGCTTTTATTACCGATTCTTCCGGTAACGGTGCTAATGCCATTATCGTCGTCGATTTAGATTCTGGTAAAAGTTGGCGGCGGCTGAACGACCATCCTTCTACAAAAGCAGAACCGAATTTTCTCCCAGTAGTGGAGGGACAACCGTTGATGAACCGCCCGCCAGACAAGCCACCCAGCCCGATTACAATTGGTGCGGATGGAATCGCAATTAGTGCCGATGGGAAACAGTTGTTTTACTGTACTTTAGCTGGAAGAAGGCTATATAGTGTCAGCGTCGATGCTTTAGTCGATGAGAAAGTCAGTGACAAAGAAGTAGCAGCGACTGTAAAAGATGTGGGCGATAAAGGCGGTGCATCTGATGGTTTAGAGTCAGATGCTCAAAATCGAGTTTATCTGACCAACTACGAGCATAATGCAATTTTGCGGCGATCGCCTGATGGGATGTATGAAACTGTAGTTCACGATCCTCGCGTTTTATGGGCTGATACGCTGTCTGTCGCCAATGACGGCTATCTCTATTTCATTGCCAATCAACTTCACCGTCAGCCCCAGTTCCATCAGAAGAAAGATTTGCGAGAAAAACCCTACAGTCTGTTTCGTACCCGCATTAATGCGAAACCAGTGCTGTTGCGATAA